Genomic segment of Panicum virgatum strain AP13 chromosome 9N, P.virgatum_v5, whole genome shotgun sequence:
CCGAACTGCTCCTTTCGATGTTCCGGTATGAGAGAATGAAAATTCCCGGTAGGGAATTAAATGATCGGGTCGGGAGGGGAAAAAATTGTGCATGCATGCAGTAGGTGAAGCAGGGTGGCCACAGGGCCAATTGCAGGGACCAGGGACAAGGCAAGATAGAAAAGTTTACTAGCACCTTCTCAATTTGCAGTGTTCCATTCTCTCGAAAAAATGCAGCGTTTCGTTTTAAGAAAAAATGTTTCAGCGCTACAAGTAAttattttttggcaaaaaacTCGCTTAGCTAAAAAAATCATTAGAAGACAAaacataagaaaaaaaatatttatgtgTTGAATCTGTTACCTTAAATAGCTCATCTAGAGGAGATGGGTATAATTTTTACAAGTTAGCTTTTTTGATAAAAGTTTTTTACATTTAAACATCCTAACAGTTTgaattgcaggaataaactcttGCTACGATGCCAAAAATACACGTTACGGTGCCAAGGATCCACCCGTGCGAGCTGGGGTTATGCGAGCAACCAAACAGACCCATAAAccatactctctctctctctctccaaataTACGACGTGTAGGATGAATAATTAgtttaaaaataaaactaactaGTTTGTGTAATAAATGTTTTAAAACAAAGAGCTTAAAGGGCTGATTGGTTGGGTGTACGATGGCTCAGCCAGGCTCTCCCGATGCAGCCTACAGTTGTTTGGTTGCTTGGAGACCGATACGAGCCTTGCTCTGCATATGCAAGAAGCACCAACGAGTCTGGCGAGAATGAAGTCCGTTTCCCACGGGCCAGACTGTCCGGATGCAGGTGGCCATCGGCTAATGATGGTATTAACCAGATGATTAGAATatattaattagtattagtattTTAAAAGATAAAATAATGTAAATTATTTACTATCAAAATATAACAATATAAAATAAACATTATAATGATACTTGTTTATAATATTCCTCTCGTACAATATGTTTCGTGCGTACAACCAAACAACATGTAGAGCTGTGCTAGCTGGAACCTGGCTCCCAAATACGAGTCAAGCTAGGCTGAGAAAGAAACCAATCACCTCTAAAGCCTGGCTTCCAGATACGAGTCGGGCTAGGATGAGAAAGAAACCAATCACCCTCTAAAAAAGTTGTTTTGcatcatgtatatatataccgGCCTTAGCATATAGACACCACGACTCCCTAGAAAATGAATGATGCGGATTTTCATGAAAACATTGGTAATATATATGGCGGATCCAGCGGTAGGTCTAGGAGGCTCCAACTCTCCTAGAGCTCCACAAATAATGGAGCTTCCTTGAGATCCTCCTCTATTTTTtaagagaaagaagaaagaagaaaggagaaaggaaggaagaagaaaagaacgaagaaaaggagaaaatggGCTctcttaggccgtgtttagatctcttgcccaaaaaaatttaaaaaagaaTCTTGGTAatttagagtactaaatgaagtctatttacattTTTTGTATGcatgagttgtaaatcgtgagacgaatctaatgagcctaattaattcatgattaatctataattagtgaATGATTATTGTAgtatcactattgcaaatcatagattaagtaaagctcattaaattcgtctcgcgatttacaacccatccgagcaacaagttttgtaaatagacttcatttaatattttatacatATGTCCAAATATTTGATATGACATTTTTTGATGTAAAAATTTGGAATCTAAATAGAACCTCAGTTTCGTGGTACCCTGTACGACGTACTATACGTCAATGCCCGAATGGAAGAGATCCTGTCCGTCCATCTCGTTGCCTCTACCGCCGTTGCCACTTGCCAGGAACAATGACTCAGCAGGCACGGGTGGCTGACGATGATCTGACGGGCGATGGCCGTAGCTGGTCGGAGGCTCACGGTCACGGGATCACTACCAGGGTTCTCCTTTTCGTTTTTGGACCGAATCCCGCCATCcggcggaaacggaattccggGCGAAATTTCGCTAAATTTCGGTAATTCCGACCGAAATGGGTTTTTGAATTCgaaaaacgaaatttcgttgCATTCCGACCGGAATTTCGGTTTTCCCGACCGGAATTTCGGTAATtttgaccgaaatttcggttttgTCACCGTAAAATGACGCAAATTAACAGAAAATGATGTGTACATatggaaaaattgaaaattttggcaaaatttcccctgattatgtgtatattgacagtttataatgcataacatatatataactccacaaaacaatgacaaatacaccatttaacacataactcatgtccaaagtccacacaGACAACgtaatacatccaaagtccattacaattattacacataactcatgtccaaagtccacacatagaacgcaatacatccaaagtccattagaattattacaatCCAAAGATACAAAAGAGGCAAAGGCATAGTCCAGAATAATCCATGTAGCATATTCTctgcatttaaatatttatgtgaaataaattaaataagTAGAGGAAGCAAAACGTATAGATAATTTCTGTTGATAGGATAAGTACCTGCATTCTTCAGTCCTCAAATCTCTCTCCCGGTGGTCCCTCATACGGCTCGTCTGTTGGTGGCAAATACACGTACGTAGGTGGGTGATGTTGCAACTGTGGAGCTCCATATGGTAGGTAGCCGTGATAATCCAAATAAGGCAATGCTGCAACTGCCTGCGGAAGTGGCGGGTTCACCACCCCTGGTGGTGGCCACAGAAAGCCCCCTGCAGGGGGAGAAGTACTGTAAGGGTTGTAGTACTGACCACTGGAGGCAGAGTTGGAGCTATCTTCATCATATGCAAGTGGGGCCTGTCGACCATGTCGACTTGTCGATGTTGTTTGTCGTTGTGAAGTAGGTGCTCCATGATCTGTATCTTGTGTTGCATGGGTGAAGTCCTCCTCTCCAGTGAACCTTATAGTAGGAGATATACGATAACCACCACTTtcgccatcaccatcatcatcatcatcaccatcatcatcaccatcaccatcaccatcaccatcaccatcaccatcaccatcaccatcaccatcatcatcatcatcatcatcatcatcatcaccaatgTCCTCACCACCACTAGGCTCAGGTGTGGTATCGTCACTACCTAACTCCTCCTCAGTGCGTGGTTTCTTCCCTTTTCTCATTTCGGGACCAATCTTAGTCTTCCTTTTTCCCAGATGTGTGTCCCCAATTGTTTCTTCGGCCCATGTCTCCACATCTTCATCGTGACCATGAGAAGAGCCTATGTCAGTGAACATCTGGCTCGGCAATGGAGTGTCAGTGAAGTCTGAGTCTTCATCAAATGCTGGGTCTCCATTGGACCTTGAAAGCTTCATCCAATTTTGAATTGCTGATGACTGCCGGTACAAAGAAAGATCCATGAAACTGCTAACTGGATCATAGTCATATGGATCGGCCCCTCTAGTAGCACGTTGCAGACGCAAGCGGAGGTTGTAGTTCACAAAGACCAATTTATCCAATTTCTGGTGGCTCAACCTATTGCGCAGTTTGGTGTGGATGTAAGCAAAGGTGCTCCAGTTCCTTTCACATCCACTAGAGGCTGCACACTGCGACAACAAGCGTCGAGCGACCCTTTGCAACACTGGTGTATCTCCCCCAAATGTTGCCCACCAAGCAGCTGGTGAAGTTTTCCGGTCAATGGCCATTCGCCTAGCAATGTCACTAGAGAACTCACCTTGCTTCGTCCTGAATATTTCAAATTCCTGCAATGCAATTGCTGCTGAATTAGTATTCAACATTTTCTCCAGACCGTTACGCATTACTGCCATGACTGTCTGTGATGTGCCCAAACTGTACTGCACGTAAGGGTTAAGAGCACAAGCAGTGGCCATATATGTGCCTGACATCACTGTGTTCATCCTTGCATCTATCACAGCCATGATCTTTTCAAACCGGGGGTAGTCATTGCTGAACTTGCTGGCATATGTTTGCCTCATGTTTTGATACTCCATTGTCACCTCACTCAAATTAGGTGTCTTGTCTGTGTCAGCAAATCTCAAAAACATGTACAGAGGCTCAACATCATTGATCACATACTCCATATTCGCCCACCATTGAAGACTTGTGATGCATTCGTAAATGTACCTTCCAGTTTCACTTTTGAAGTGGCGGGACCGTCGGAACTCAGGTGACACTACATGCTTTCaaggaacatgtagttggtcCCAAATTTTGTtacattccacttgaccaactctCCTCCGATGGCTTCCCTCATCATGCTGTGTAAACTGTTGGAGTTGTAGAGCCAGCTGCAAATTCGTTGCGCGCTTCGAATACAAGCATCATGCTCCGGCCACTTCCCTATGTCCTTCAGCATAAGGTTGATGGTATGGGCAaggcaaggctgccatgcaatgGTAGGGAACTCATGACATATAATTTTGCAGGCTTTTTTGTAGTTCGAACCATTATCCGTGACAAGCTGAATCACATTGTGAGGCTCCACTTTCATGACCACTGCTCGTATCTCCTGCACAACATTGCCAATGTGATATGCGTATGGTCCTATATTTTATGCCAAGGTGAGAACAATGCTTCGATACATGGACATACCTTCAACAAGTATTGATGGTCCTGTATTTTGTCGGACGCATTGATGGACTTCAAAAAATACATGGTGCCACCGCTATACACCAAGAAATTAATGACCGAGTTACGCATAGGCCCCGTCCACGAATCACACATGATCGTGACTCCACATTCATCCCACTCGTTCTTCCACTTCTCTATCTCTTTCTCTATCTCCTTCACATTCTcatccaaatattttccatctATCTCCCTCCCTGATGGTATTTTGATTCCAACACCTGCGGTCATAGAAGAGAAAGCATTAAGATCACAATGAAGGATATGTAATGTAGCTCAAAATATACATTGTTACCTTGTTTCTGGGTCTCCACGATCGCAGCTTTAAAGTATGGGTCATCGACTTTCCGGCCGGGAATACCGACAGCATGGCACGCCTTCGCCCATGCCCTCCCTAGAAGCTCTCTTGATGTCCTCCCCTTGACAGTCCATGGGCCGGTATCAATCCTTTGCTGCCGTGGACCACTGCTCAACCCTAGATGGTAGTCCCTAACCCTCTCGGGGACTTGTGACTGGCTCCTTCTGAACATCGAAGGCAGCGGTCCACCACTGCCTCCAACACCACCACCCGATCCGCCACCCCTATCATATCGTGGCCCAGCTTGCTGCATAAATTCATACTCTTGGCGGGACTGGTGTAAGGCCGCTTGTAGTTCTGCATCCTCGTCGAGCCCCTGGCCTTCCTCTTTCTCTAGATCAATGTGCGGCCTCCTTGCAGATTGGTCCCTCAGGAGCTTTTCTCGGGCCCTTGCTTTAGCTCTAGCCTTGTTCCTGTCCAACTGCTCACTAAAGAAGGCCTTAACTTCGGCTGGAACCGAAGGGCAGTCCTTCACATCTTTCCCCCTATGTGCCAAATGCTCTTTGAACCTTGTTGCTCCTCCCCCACTCTTCTCCTCCCTGCAATACTTGCATTTGAAACCACCCCTGATCTTTTGGCCATGCTCCCACACTAGGTCTGGCATTGTCCTacaattacagaaaaatagTAAGGTGTAAGTTCATGAATAACACATGAAGTAGCAACTCATGTTCTTTTTGATGAATACCTACTAACAACCCATGAATATCACATAAACTAACAATTCATTAAAACTACCAATTCATACATTGAGACTAACATGAAAAAATTCATACATATCAACTAACTGATTTTTTCTATGCTTTCTATGTCACTTGGTCTCTAGAATCTCAAATCAACTAACTTAGATCGACATCAACAAGCATCAACATAAAAAAAACCTTCTCATACCTTAGTTCCCGGAGCCGAGGCGAAATCCGGTCGGTTTCACCGGTTTTCCGCCGAAACCGCACCGAAATCCGCCCGGATTACGGATCCATTCCGACAGCGTCTCCAGGGAACGGTATCCGCTACACCCCGCCCGGATTTCGCCGCCTTtccgccgaaatttcggtgcgGGGAGGCGAaaatcgccgccggcggcggaggggaccaGAGAGGAGAACGTGGTGGGGAAAAAAGAGCTCGGGCGACCGTCACCCCTCACGCTGACGAGCAGATAAGGTATACCTTGTTAACGGGTTAACGGGTCCACTCATCGTTAACGGGTCCGAACTCATTTAGTGATTTTAACCAATCAAATCAACTTATATTTGAACGATTTCAAGTGATAGTCGCTCAAAAAtgcacctagttttttatcataattttttcatatttttttttacaaatttttttgaatttttgaattttgaaacgaaattCACCGAAAAGTAGCGAAATTTctcttcccggtaactagcggaaacggaattTTTTCcggaatttcgccgaaattccgCCGAAATTGTGAACCTTGATCACTACTGGTGCGTGGCATTTGGCAGTACCCGGCGCGTGTTCTTCTAGCTGCTAGCTAGTACAGACGTACAGTACTCCGTATTTGTTTTCCTGTCTCCCtctgccttttgtcccggttcaaCGACTAGCCGAGCCAGCGGGGAAcaggggacttttgtcccggttggaggcaccaactcGGATAAAAAATTcctcttttatcccggttggtggctccacccgggacaaaaaacCAAGTTCTTTTATtctggttggtaacaccaaacCGGACAAAAGAGTGAtcattttatcccggttggtggcaccaacacGGATAAAAGacccctttttgtcccggttggtgttaccaacccggacaaaaggcacATCCACGTGACAATTCAAAAAGAAGTTATTCTATattgagtcacatgtactacttagacGAGTTAGCAAGAAAACCATGCACTAGACAAAGAGGTCTTGGGATTGAATCCCGCGGGGTGCAAAAGTTTTATTTTACCGTGTGGgatattttgtcccggttctgccACCCGGAACAAAAGCCTCCAGACTTTTGTCCCGGAAGATGAATCCCGATTACAAAACCGAGACAAATGGCCCTATAGAACCGAGACAAAAGGTCATACAAAACCGAGACAAATGGCCCTATAAAACCGAGACAAAAggtcatttttgtagtagtgggtgATAGTCCGTCCAAAACCACGCACGCGTGTGTCCACGTCGGAGACGTAAAAACAAGAGAGGAATTTCGATATTTGGCATCGAATTCGCAGGCCTCACCTCTCTTGACATTAAATTCGCAAGTCTTTCAAAATATGACATTGGACATGCGAATTCTTTCGAAACAGAGGTTTTCGACTTTTTTTCATGATTTCGCGAATTTCCAttatcttttcccttttctgagCACATGAAGTACCCAAAATACCCCTGACCCTAGATCGATTGGATCAGAATCGATCCCCCTCTCTGCCGGGCTCTGTTCTTCCGTTCTTCATCCTGTGGTCTCGTCACCTCGTCGCCGGGGGCTGAAGGCCGGCTGCCGCCGGAgagccgccgagctccgccgcctggccccgcagaagctccgccgcccgctcgcccgtcTGCCGCAGGAGGTCCGCCGGTAGCCCGCCCGCCGCTCtgttcatctctctctctctctctctctctctctctctctctctctctctctctctctctctctctctctctctctctctctctctctctctctctctctgtgtgtgtgtttcTTCTCCCTAACTGTCGTGGATCTCTCATCTCTCTCGTGCCTGGCGCTTGGTGTTGCTGCAGGGAGGGACGCCGCTCGGGCTCGGCGTGCTCGAAGGCTGTGGGAGCTCTGGCGGTCGCTTCTGCTCCAAGGCTGTTGGAGCGCCGCTTGTCGCTGGTGCTGGCTCCTGCGGCGGGTGCTCTGCGGCCAGCGCAGCGGCTGGCGCTCCTGCGGCGGGCAGGCGTCCTGgctcgggcgggcggcgccTGTCGCGGATGGAGGCCTCAGGCCGAGCAAGAACAAGGCAGAGGTCACAGGAGAAAGAACACGGGAGATCGATTCCAATCAATTGGATAGGGTGAGGGTAGAAGGGGAAATTCAAGTgctcagaaaagaaaaaaaaacattagtgAAATTTACGAAATCATGAAAAAGAGCCGAAAACCCTGTTTCGAAAGAATTCGCATGCCCGATGTCATATTTTGAAAAGCTTGCGAATTTAATGTCAAGAGAGGTGAGGCCTGCCAATTCAATATCAAATATCGAaattcctcaaaaaaaaaagctagcgAGCGCCTGCAGGTTACAAAACCAAAATTAAAATAATACCCAGATATTTTTGGAAACTTTCGTCCTTCTCCAAGCTGCAAATAAAAAAAGTGCAAACTATTTTTAACCAGAAAAAGTATGTAACGCGGTTAAAATGGATACCACCAAGCTGCAAATAAAATAGACCTACCCAGTTACCACCTCTGTCACATGCATGGTGCACTATCTAATCACTCTGTTGTTCGTTTGGCTCAATCAGCCAGCAGTGCTTTTACGTTTACTGCCTTATTACGTTTACCTGTACTGTATAATCTCAAGGAAAAAAGTGTATAACAAATTAAATCCCACTATTTGGCAACTACTCCTGCCTTGTTACGTTTACTGAAAGGGACCGACACGAACTAACCCAGAAGAAAGTCAGGATATGGTATATCGGCATATGCTCTGCGTCGTAATCGTCAGTTGAGTACGAGTAGCACTAGTTATTAACGGAGCAAATTAAAACTCGGTCAGCATAAACCTGAAGCGGCCGGCTCTGAACTTGAAATTTCCGGGAAGCTCGGTTTCCCATTGCGAACATGCAATCTACATATTTGGCTGGCCCACCGGACCGGCCGGACGGCCGGAGCATGTTAATCATGCGGTCAATGGAGGCTTGATGAGCTTTATTTATCCCCTCTGTAATAAAACAATTTGATTTAGTGATGGTCCCAAAGAACAGTTTCTTCGACGTCACAGTGATCCGGTAGGAGCGTACGGTTGCCCGCTACTGCTGATTGGGCATTTGGTTTTATCCGTGGCAAAGTCAAACGGCGTCTGGGAAATATGAATAAAGCAGATTGGTCGACAAGGTActccattctaaattataaatcattccaaaaaatttgaagagtaaaatttttttaaatttgactaaatttatataacaaaataataacatttatgataccaattaagtatcattagattctttgttagctatattttcatagtatatctatttgatgtcataaatttttgtgtttttttttataattttagtTAAACTTTGaaatagtttgactctccaaattttttaaatgatttataatttagaacggatggAGTACTTACTTTTGAGTAGGTTTTGCGTTGGGTCCTGGGAGAGCTGGGCGGCGGAGGAAGGAAATAGCCAAGAGGCCCATCACGTTATCGCGAGGATGGATGCCACGAAGGCGATGCAAGGAGACACGTACTGCTCTGCTCGTCGAACCTGGACGGGTCACCGTTCGCTGGGGAGAAACGTACGAGCATTGAGCTTCATTCGTACTCTCTCCTTTTTAAATTATAAAGTcattttaaaatttttgaagagtcaaaccatctcaaaattTAACTAAAATTATAAAGAGAAATACAAAAATTTATAACATAAAATAAacatactataaaaatataactaacaaagaatctaatgatacttaattggtatcgtaaatattattattttattgtataaatttgattaaatttgaaaatttttgactctccaaaattctttaaatggtttataatttgaaacggaggaagTAGCTCCTACTATATCATCAGATGGGCGCGGCACGCGACACGAACGCAGCAATGGGACGATCGATGATCCTATCGCGAACCTCGCCAGAGGAGGATGACGTACGGATGGAGCTTGGATTGGATGTGGGTGTGATGGGAGGAGGCCAATAATCTTCTCGATCCCCCATCCGAAAAGTctggtgtgtttagttcactttgaattttgaaattttggaagaaaatatttcaacatttgaagtattaaatgtagagtaatcacaaaactaattatagatctcgtctgtaaactacgagacgaatctaatgagtctaattaatccatcagtagcatatatttactgtagctttactgtagtaatttagtgtctaatcacattctaattatgctcattagattcgtctcgcgatttacagtctatttgtgtaatgcgatttatttttcaattataTTTAGTATACTATGTAGgcgatttacaaaaaatttaaattttaagaTTTTTGATCTAAACACGACCTAAGTTTGCAGAGGCGATCAGTTTGGAGAGTAGTGTTCTTCGACAGCATGATTTTTGTTAGAAGATGCCGGTTCACATCGCAACGAAACATACACCAGGACACATAGTGAGGCGTATATGCTGAAATCATAGCGAATCGGAACACGATTGGGGCTCATCTCCACCCAGTCAGCAGCGCAGATTCATTCCTTAGTTCAAACATGCTGTACTCATCAGCGACAGTGAACTTGGCCGGGACACCCCAGATCCACACCAACCTTATCACCAAGACACATTCCAAGTTTGAGCACGGAAACCTCAGAGATTACCCGATCTGACTGACATCGAGACAACAGGCGTCGATAGACGCAGCGGCGAAGCCAGCTCAAGAAATGACCTAGGGCGGAGTTCTACGTTAAAATTTTTGCACAGCCAAAGTGAGTCGCCGAGGCTTGCGGCCCGGTTGCAGGCGCCCGCGGCAACGGTGCATAGGATCCGCTGATGCGGCTGGCGGGTATCGAGGCGGGGTTACAGGACGAACGGACGCGGAGCGCCATCGCGCAACGACAGCAACGCGTCGGCGTGAGTGCCTGAGCGAGACTGCAGACCGGGGGAGGTGATGGTGAACTGCTAAAGTCGCCAGTGGCGTCTGGTGGCAAGAAAATGCATCGTTGGGCTGGAACTAGGCTGAACATCCTAAGAGGCTGCAGTCCACTCGACTAGACGGCCCATGAGATCACGAAGTCCTCTCGCCTAGTGCTCCAATGGCCCAATCAGAGTCTCGCGACTCTCGGCGGTAGAGAACCATCGTCCCCCCGTTCAGGGAAGGGGGCGCCATCGCACCGTCATGGCCCCTGCC
This window contains:
- the LOC120690996 gene encoding uncharacterized protein LOC120690996, encoding MEYVINDVEPLYMFLRFADTDKTPNLSEVTMEYQNMRQTYASKFSNDYPRFEKIMAVIDARMNTVMSGTYMATACALNPYVQYSLGTSQTVMAVMRNGLEKMLNTNSAAIALQEFEIFRTKQGEFSSDIARRMAIDRKTSPAAWWATFGGDTPVLQRVARRLLSQCAASSGCERNWSTFAYIHTKLRNRLSHQKLDKLVFVNYNLRLRLQRATRGADPYDYDPVSSFMDLSLYRQSSAIQNWMKLSRSNGDPAFDEDSDFTDTPLPSQMFTDIGSSHGHDEDVETWAEETIGDTHLGKRKTKIGPEMRKGKKPRTEEELGSDDTTPEPSGGEDIGDDDDDDDDDDGDGDGDGDGDGDGDGDGDDDGDDDDDGDGESGGYRISPTIRFTGEEDFTHATQDTDHGAPTSQRQTTSTSRHGRQAPLAYDEDSSNSASSGQYYNPYSTSPPAGGFLWPPPGVVNPPLPQAVAALPYLDYHGYLPYGAPQLQHHPPTYVYLPPTDEPYEGPPGERFED
- the LOC120689158 gene encoding uncharacterized protein LOC120689158, with the translated sequence MPDLVWEHGQKIRGGFKCKYCREEKSGGGATRFKEHLAHRGKDVKDCPSVPAEVKAFFSEQLDRNKARAKARAREKLLRDQSARRPHIDLEKEEGQGLDEDAELQAALHQSRQEYEFMQQAGPRYDRGGGSGGGVGGSGGPLPSMFRRSQSQVPERVRDYHLGLSSGPRQQRIDTGPWTVKGRTSRELLGRAWAKACHAVGIPGRKVDDPYFKAAIVETQKQGVGIKIPSGREIDGKYLDENVKEIEKEIEKWKNEWDECGVTIMCDSWTGPMRNSVINFLVYSGGTMYFLKSINASDKIQDHQYLLKEIRAVVMKVEPHNVIQLVTDNGSNYKKACKIICHEFPTIAWQPCLAHTINLMLKDIGKWPEHDACIRSAQRICSWLYNSNSLHSMMREAIGGELVKWNVTKFGTNYMFLESM